A genomic segment from Candidatus Effluviviaceae Genus V sp. encodes:
- a CDS encoding DASS family sodium-coupled anion symporter, which translates to MAGSSSGSELVKSKLGFVSGIAVLLFFLFAPLGLEVQIARMLGVLSLCAIWWGTEAISIYATALLPGVLLPLLGILPLSEALAQYANKLIFLFLGGFLIARAMMKWGIDRRMALGILVRVGDSPKRLVFYFMALTAFLSAFISNTATTAMMLPIGMAVLSGSKLKADSRLGIVLLLGIAYSATIGGMATLVGTPPNVLLSGFVDTLLGEEITFFDWLEVGLPFAIVMLPVTWWFLWMMYKPQAKAIASESAIEEERATLGTLELGGKYTIAAFVLVAFLWISRPFWTKIPLPVMELLQDRFDDALIALMCALLLFIVPTDVRRWKTALNWGDAKSISFGILYLFGGGLALGKGLFASGAAEWIANSLPLSSALHPLLLIIIVTVIASFLSEIASNTAVANMLIPILIAVGTAIGVSPFLLIIPATLACSNVFMLPISTPPNAIVYGSGKLSMTDMLRTGFWLHLIGLVIMTVLIYFLTGMVFGMFPV; encoded by the coding sequence ATGGCCGGCTCGTCGAGTGGTTCCGAGCTTGTGAAGAGCAAGCTCGGTTTCGTCTCTGGGATAGCGGTCCTTCTCTTCTTCCTCTTTGCGCCGCTCGGACTCGAGGTTCAGATCGCGCGCATGCTGGGCGTCCTGTCGCTCTGTGCGATCTGGTGGGGCACCGAGGCGATCTCGATCTACGCAACGGCGCTCCTTCCGGGCGTTCTGCTGCCGCTTCTGGGCATCCTCCCGTTGAGCGAGGCGCTCGCGCAGTACGCGAACAAGCTCATCTTCCTCTTCCTCGGCGGCTTCCTGATCGCCCGCGCCATGATGAAGTGGGGCATCGACCGCCGGATGGCGCTCGGCATCCTGGTGCGGGTCGGCGACAGCCCCAAGCGGCTCGTCTTCTACTTCATGGCTCTCACGGCGTTCCTCTCCGCGTTCATCTCGAACACGGCGACGACCGCGATGATGCTGCCGATCGGCATGGCGGTTCTCTCGGGTTCCAAGCTCAAGGCCGACTCGCGGCTGGGCATCGTGCTGCTTCTGGGCATCGCCTACTCCGCGACGATCGGCGGCATGGCGACCCTCGTCGGGACGCCGCCGAACGTCCTGCTGTCGGGGTTCGTCGACACGCTGCTCGGTGAGGAGATCACGTTCTTCGACTGGCTCGAGGTCGGGCTCCCGTTCGCGATCGTCATGCTGCCGGTGACCTGGTGGTTCCTGTGGATGATGTACAAGCCGCAGGCGAAGGCGATCGCCAGCGAGTCCGCCATCGAGGAGGAGCGGGCGACGCTCGGGACGCTCGAACTCGGTGGAAAGTACACGATCGCCGCGTTCGTCCTGGTCGCGTTCCTGTGGATCAGCAGACCGTTCTGGACGAAGATCCCGTTGCCGGTCATGGAACTCCTGCAGGACCGGTTCGACGATGCCCTCATCGCGCTGATGTGCGCACTCCTTCTGTTCATCGTCCCGACCGACGTCAGGAGATGGAAGACGGCACTGAACTGGGGCGACGCGAAGTCGATCTCGTTCGGCATCCTCTACCTTTTCGGCGGCGGCCTGGCGCTCGGCAAGGGGCTCTTCGCCTCGGGAGCGGCCGAGTGGATCGCGAACTCGCTCCCTCTCTCGAGCGCGCTTCACCCGCTTCTGCTGATCATCATCGTGACCGTCATCGCATCGTTTCTGAGCGAGATCGCCTCGAACACGGCGGTCGCGAACATGCTCATCCCCATTCTCATCGCGGTCGGGACCGCCATCGGTGTCTCGCCGTTCCTGCTCATCATCCCGGCGACGCTCGCGTGTTCGAACGTCTTCATGCTGCCCATCTCGACCCCGCCGAACGCGATCGTCTACGGTTCCGGGAAGCTCAGCATGACCGACATGCTGCGGACCGGCTTCTGGCTGCATCTCATCGGTCTCGTCATCATGACCGTGCTCATCTACTTCCTGACGGGCATGGTCTTCGGGATGTTCCCGGTGTAG
- the larA gene encoding nickel-dependent lactate racemase, giving the protein MRFEVAYGDGVQSAEVPDERLAAVLEPADVPSRPESDVLDEALAEPVNGERLESFLEGASSVLVVVNDATRPTPTARLLKHLAPALRGLEITVAVATGTHRAPTDVELRAILGDPPPVEVAHVHIHDARDGAAHTRLAETKSGTPVVIDRVVLDAERVVVLSSVEPHYFAGYTGGRKSLIPGLAAFETVEANHAHAMSDRAQPLRLDGNPVHDDMVEAVDSILDRRYYAIMTVLDRGGRINATAAGDLHGTLRAVAPAAEAVYAPPIERRERIVVAAVSPPLHINLYQAQKALEHGILALEDGGTLILVSPCSEGLGDDTFARALRGAGTPEEAIDALPETYRFGDHKVARIARAVGRFDIVAVTGLARDLVASLFMLPAPDLQSAVDAALRKHAGGRVLVIPRAAETVPRLR; this is encoded by the coding sequence CGACGAGGCACTGGCCGAGCCGGTGAACGGCGAGCGGCTCGAGAGCTTCCTCGAGGGCGCCTCGAGCGTTCTCGTCGTCGTGAACGACGCTACGCGACCCACACCGACAGCGCGCCTCCTGAAGCACCTCGCACCCGCGCTCCGAGGGCTCGAGATCACCGTGGCTGTGGCGACCGGGACGCATCGCGCCCCGACAGACGTGGAACTCCGCGCGATCCTCGGCGACCCGCCGCCAGTCGAGGTCGCCCACGTGCACATCCACGACGCTCGTGACGGCGCGGCGCACACCCGCCTCGCCGAGACGAAGTCCGGCACGCCGGTCGTCATCGACCGCGTCGTGCTCGACGCCGAGCGCGTCGTCGTCCTGAGCTCGGTCGAGCCGCACTACTTCGCGGGGTACACGGGAGGCAGGAAGTCGCTCATCCCGGGACTCGCCGCATTCGAGACGGTCGAGGCCAACCACGCCCACGCCATGTCGGACCGTGCGCAGCCGCTGCGGCTCGACGGAAACCCCGTCCACGACGACATGGTCGAGGCCGTCGACTCCATCCTGGATCGCCGATACTACGCCATCATGACCGTCCTCGACCGCGGGGGCCGGATAAACGCCACGGCGGCCGGCGATCTGCACGGGACGCTCCGCGCCGTCGCACCCGCGGCCGAGGCGGTCTACGCTCCCCCGATCGAGCGTCGGGAGCGCATCGTCGTGGCCGCTGTGTCTCCCCCGCTCCACATCAATCTCTACCAGGCGCAGAAGGCTCTCGAGCACGGGATCCTCGCCCTCGAGGACGGCGGGACCCTGATCCTCGTCTCCCCCTGCAGCGAGGGGCTCGGCGACGACACGTTCGCGCGCGCACTCAGGGGCGCCGGCACCCCCGAGGAGGCGATCGATGCGCTCCCGGAGACATACCGGTTCGGGGATCACAAGGTCGCACGCATCGCGCGCGCGGTCGGCAGGTTCGACATCGTCGCCGTCACGGGTCTCGCGCGCGACCTCGTCGCGTCGCTCTTCATGCTCCCGGCGCCCGACCTCCAGTCTGCGGTGGATGCTGCGCTCCGGAAGCACGCCGGCGGGCGCGTCCTCGTGATACCCCGCGCGGCCGAGACCGTCCCGCGCCTCCGCTAG